AACATTATCATTAGAGACATTTCAGATAAAAATAAGATAACATTAAAAGCTATTATTAGATAACAAtaaatacactaaaaaatcTTATATAACTTGTAGAACAGAATATTTAACCGATAATAATCTAAAAGATAGCATGTGAAATATTAATACTGCCacttatattataatattaatacatATCAACACTAATGAAATATTGCATAAGATTCTGCATTTATTTAAGACTCATACATTATTGCATTTATTAACTTATTAACTTATTTCTGTGTTATTTATAGGGGAATTATAAGATGAAAAACTAAATCCTAAAACAAAGCAGCCGCCTCTCTCATCCTTCTCTCTGCAGAAAAAGAAATAGAAGCCTATGTCACCCTTCTCTCTTCAgaaaaagaaatagaagtaCACCATAGATAACACAAACAGACGCCTCTATCTCCTCACTTTACAATCATCACACACCTCCTACAAATGACACAGCAGACGTGGGAAGCTAGAACCTACTCTACCAGATCAGCAATACATCAAATAAACAATATGCCAAGATAAAAACAAAAGGTATGAAACTCTTATGTATGCCTTATGGTTCCACattatttttctcttcctctatCTCTCGTAGTTTAGATATTCAAAATTTGTGACCATATTCTCTTTTGTACTACTGATTTCATAATGCTGCTGCATAAATAATTTCAAACATATACAGAGtagattttaaatataaatactaACACAATATTTAACTTTGTTCAATGAGACCTTGCATTGGaaacatataaattaatttcttttgatttgcaggagttatttttgtatttaataAGCTGttcctctccctctctcggTGTCTCTCTATCACTCTATCTCTCCCTCTGCCTTATTTTTCATGTTCTAAAATTGTGATACTATTATCTCTTATTTTTCATGTTCTAATATCTGATTTTATTCTGTAACTATGATATTCATATCACAGGTACTTACAAAATCCATAATTTCAAATATATACTTCACATTATATGTTTTACATATGAATACtaatatattattgatatttGTTTAGGTAATAATTGCATTGGAAACAACATCAAATATGAATCTCTCTCTATGTGTTGGAAATtgcataaaatatgaatatctcccccctctctctctagcTCTCTCTCTCAGTCTATCAAATATGAGTCTCTCTATGTGTTGGAAATtgcataaaatatgaatatatatatatatctctctctcttgaactgtcttatttttcatgttttataattttgattttattctccAAGTCTCTTGTTTTTGCAGATCTTGAATTAATCCTTTAACTgaactttctgaatatatttTAGTTGTACAAATGAAGttatattattttttcctaTGGTTCATGTTATAAATGTATGAAcactaatatattttttaagtttGTTCAGGAATCGAATTGCATTGGAACCTGGAGTAATTATGTATCTCAATTCCTATtcaaaaatatgtatatacGTAATTTTCTATAATATCTCTTTATTTGTAATAGAATAGGTTTAATTACACACCAATGAAACCtatagataaaaaataaaaaaaaacagaatacAAACATTGGAATCATAAATTGCTTTTACATTGAGtgtaaaaacaaaaacaaaaatgcatgaaataagcaaaagaaaaaaaatgaaacttcaTTTTCCTGCCCAAATCAGTGCCACGTGGCATGCCAAAAAACTGTcactttatatatgtatagattagtttttatatttctattaaataaagAGGAAGACATAAAATCTTTTACTTTTCATTTCACACATATCTGATAGCATATTTCTTTAATACTCAGGGTACATTCATTCAAGCAACATTTAACCAAAAAGTGCTACAAAATCTGGAACATAAACTTTATGAAGGAGACATCTATTATATAAAAACTTTCTTTGTTAGGGACAACACTCTCAGAAACAAGGCTACTAATCATCTTTATAGACTGATTACGAATTTCAGAACAGAGATGTATGAAGTCAGAGATCCTGGTTTTCCAGcaaatttgttttcttttaaaacaTTTGCTGATATATCAAGCAATGAGAATGAAGATCAAACATCCCTTTTTGGTATAAGTTATGTTATATAGTTTGTTTCAAcactttaatttattatcttttggttcatttatttagtttttaatttgCCAGATATTATTGGGGTAATTACTGCCCCTAGAAGAGATTTGAAGCAAAATACATATAGGTTGATTGAGGTTGAAATAAGTGATGAGCAGTTAGTGTCACTGCCcctgcatttcattttttatatctGATTCTGTTTTTGTTACTAACTCTATTTCATTTTATACAGCCATAATAAGATATTGTGCACAATTTGGGATTCCAATATGGATTCTTATTTGTCTCAATTGAAGATGGCTGAAGGGACTGTTCCTATAATCATAGAGCAGTTTTGTAAGCCTAATGTTTTCAGAGGTTGTATTTCCATCCTATTTATACACTATCTTTGATAAACTGAAACTTAATTTATAATGTTTGTTTGTCATTTTTTAGGTGAGATTGGTGTATCCACTCATTATCAAGCATCCAAGATTTTAATCAATGCTGATGTGGCTGATGTCAAGGAGTTTAAGAAAAGGTAGTATCTTTTTCAAAGTCTATATTACTGTCTATTTATCTGAATAATATACATTTTTGTAGTTTTTATGCTTTTGATCTTTGAGACTACActgatatatatattttctaacaaatattaattataatgtTTAGGATTAAAGATGATGATACTTTTATTGCACAAGGGTCAGTGGATCAAGCTGGAGTAAAGCATAGTAGGGAGTTTGATGATCTTGCTGTCAAGTGTATTAGTGATGTTGTTTGTTTAGAGGTATTGAAAGATATCATCTGTATATTATTTGTTTTCTAAATACTGATTAGCATTTGTTTACAATATGTTCTCTTTTTAATTATGGAATAGCTTATTTCCGTTCTTGGTAAACATGATGGCTGCTACTGGAATTTTGCCAAGTTGAATCAATTGAGCCTCATTTTGGGGAGTGGTATTATCTAGCATGTAAAACCTGTGTTAAGAAAGTTAGGGTGTTGGATGCCAATAAGTTTAGGTGTGATTTCTGCATTAAGAATTATGATGTTGCTGTCAAAAGGTATTCTTATGcatcctttttttttctctgaaTTAGTTGGTGAATATAATCTATTTTCAGAAGTTAATCAGTTTAActtcttttttctcttatttagGTTCAAGTTTGTTGTCAACGTAGTTGATGACACAAGTAATGCATCCCTTTTATTGTGGGATAGAGAAGTTGTCCAAAGGGTAACTGATCTTATTGGAAGTAGTATGGAAGTAATAATGAATCAATTCAAATAAGTCAAATTATATACATCAGGATTATAAGTTTGTATGTTTTAATCATGAGTTGCTTTGCTGTATTTCGGAATTCAGCTGTGGAATATATTCCTAGGAAACTTGAGGAGCTTCTTTTGGGTCAAAAGGTGTTGTTTAAGGTTCAAAGTAGGAACAACAAGGAGTATTATTGCAGATATCCATATACAGTTaacaaaatatgcaatattCCAGAAATTGTGGAGAAGCATGTTCCTCTGAACATTGGATCACAAGTTCTGAATTCTGATGTGAAGTTGTGTGATTTACTCTTTGGTGATGATATAGTAGAGGtattttattcaaacaaatattAAGACCTTTTCTTACATTTTCCAATTGATTTGAGTTGTTTATTAGAACTgctttaactttttttttaggTAAGTGGTAAGGGCTTTGTCACTCCTGATTTATCTGTGGTTACCAAGGAAAATGGGGTTGAGTGGGTTGCTGAAGGAAGTGTGAAGAGGTGCTTGGAAGATGAGTTTGATAGCTGTGATGATTTCTGCTTTGGAAAGatcaagaagaagatgaagaaagcaAATgtgattgaagaagaagatgaggcTTCTGTCAGCTACAGTCAGGACATCTCTATTGCTGATTAGTGTTGGAAAAACTTCTGaatttgtatgttttttttttatttctgctTAACCCTTTTGAACTTATCAGAATCTTCATCTTAGTTTTTGGTCTTATTTGGCACTCTTAAGATGAATTTTATCTGTATCCATGAATGATGTTTTTTCTTAATGAATTCTTCTTTTGATTTACAATTCTGGcttatatatttcttctttgAAGTTGTCTATCATTTATTagatttatctttatttatctttattcatgtcagatttttgtttttttaacacttataaatttatcattatattttaaaaacattAAGTCTTCACAGATACTTTCATAGAGTATTTCAGAAAGTAGCACAAACTATATTCTACAAGTTTTGTAGAATATACTTAAAATAGATTATGCTTGGTATCACTTCATATAAATGAAATACAAATACACTCtactttttctgattttagctattaattaatttatttactctttCAAATACTACTCAGAAATCTACTAAAGAAAATTATCATAGCAATATAATCAGTCAAAGGTTGAAATTTTCATACATGTATCAACAAATATTAGTCCATATATATTAGTATCCATTTACATGCAATTGATTCAAcaacatttataaatatatgtgtAATATATGTAAGATATCTTAATGGCATTCTTTGGTTTTACTTAGGATTCCTTGAGGCAAACCTTTGCAATTACTAAGAGCGCACCgttggcaaggcgaaggaccgccgccgctggcacggcgctgctcgatgtatcgagcacgtccgtgccagcggacgcacacgtatcgcgctcccattcgtcaacggcatagccattgtgtcgcgctcccattcgtccttgcggaagagcacagttgtgggtgttgtgctcttgccagagagcaggcatgaatagtaccgcccgggcccacaaccgtgccgctggcaagagcacggttgtggatgctctaagttttGATTCCTAACATGCAAAATTAGTTAACTATCAGGATCATTATTTTATAGTTATACCTTAAATCAAGTATGTCTGCCTCCTTCATAGTCATCTTCTAGATATCATGCCTGATTTACTGTCTTCCATCATTTATGTACCTATGCAAATGATATATAACTGTCAGATTAAATAAAGAATAGAAATTGGAACTTGTTGACATATGTTTAAAACCTATATGTTCCTACAATTATACTACATTTTAAAACTCATTCTaaatatatgtgtatatgtgtagaaGTATATTAGCCCATTCTAAACCCATTTTGATCCCCAAACCCTAGGATTAAGCAAGTGAAAGGTCATGTTGGAATCTATGAGACTCTCTAACTTAACACCTTTTAAGAACACTTTTTGCTTTAAGTATTTCACTCTCTTCTTGCAGCagattgtgtttatattttttaggtGTCTGCaatgaaaaaattgaagaaatctACAATCTTAAAGAGCTGTTTCTATCAAGGTTTATCAGCTGAAGTATCAGGTATAGATTATACCTTTGAGTTATTTGATAAGTTTTCTGTTATAGCTATTTATCCTTCCTCTTTATGGCTATTCCATTTGCTTTCCATGTTaattgataaggcctatttcatgcatcggtttaaaggGTAAAAAGtgtgctacttgatcagttttacGCGGAAgacgagtgttaattgtgcaggaatgccgcttgaccaagggcagcaaggccaaactgatcaagctggtgcaaaaggcgaaaaaggccaaaaccgTGTGGGTTGATCAAGGCGGTGATCAAGGAGTTAGGCGGGGGACCACTACATTCTAGAAGGAGGACACATATGGCCGATGCACTAGAAGGCGATCCTCAATCAGTTATCAAGGACTATAGCTGTGAAATAGAAAAGGGGACACGTATCAACGAATGAGGAACGCAATCACAACAAGGATGAATATTCgctgccaaagttgttatcaTAGCTGGAGGTTGTTGTGAAGAGCATATAAATAGAGGACACAACGCCATAGTAgggatcttcttcttccttcagTTCATTTTCCGCCCGTTCCTGGTTCCGAGTCCTTTTCTCCCAGTTCCAAAATAGCTTAGATTAGAGCGTAGTAATGGTTAGCTAGAAGgagagcgaccgaagggagcgcgacagagaaaCCCAGATCTGTTCGGCGCCGTCTCAAGTTTCCAACCGAGGATCTCTcggctttattcgctttcttacaCTCTAGATCTAGTTGACTAGTTTGATTTTGTGTTTGATGCGTAGTTAAAGAATCGTTTCTTGTTTTGTATTCCGCATTTTCATAATTCTGTTTTGAGTtaaaaatcaaagttatttGTTTTCGGAATTTTCGTCtactgttctagtttaatctttctttaaaaaaaatcccagATCCAGAGCTGAACTTTCATTATGTTGAATGGCAGAGTGTTTCATCGATTCGTagcatgtttaggtagttaaATCTTTTATTCCATTTGTCGCTTATTTGATCGGTTCGCTATTCTCCAGCATAATGagtcacttgatccagtagttagctTACA
This sequence is a window from Salvia splendens isolate huo1 unplaced genomic scaffold, SspV2 ctg1152, whole genome shotgun sequence. Protein-coding genes within it:
- the LOC121788809 gene encoding uncharacterized protein LOC121788809 yields the protein MYEVRDPGFPANLFSFKTFADISSNENEDQTSLFDIIGVITAPRRDLKQNTYRLIEVEISDEHHNKILCTIWDSNMDSYLSQLKMAEGTVPIIIEQFCKPNVFRGEIGVSTHYQASKILINADVADVKEFKKRIKDDDTFIAQGSVDQAGVKHSREFDDLAVKCISDVVCLEKVRVLDANKFRCDFCIKNYDVAVKRFKFVVNVVDDTSNASLLLWDREVVQRVTDLIGTVEYIPRKLEELLLGQKVLFKVQSRNNKEYYCRYPYTVNKICNIPEIVEKHVPLNIGSQVLNSDVKLCDLLFGDDIVEVSGKGFVTPDLSVVTKENGVEWVAEGSVKRCLEDEFDSCDDFCFGKIKKKMKKANVIEEEDEASVSYSQDISIAD